The DNA window GTACTGGAACGTATAGTCTGCACCGGGATATTTTTCAGTAAGTATTCCGGCTTCTGTATCATTGTAATATACTGCTAATTCTCTCATCTGTCAACGGTAATTATATAGTCTGTCGTACCTTATAATCTATCTCAATACCAAGCACTTCAAGAATCTTCTTTACGGTGTTTAGTGCAGGATTTCCCTTGCCACGCTCAATATCCTTGATTGTGGCAACTCCGACCTGCGCCATTTCAGCGAGATCCTGTTGTGTGAGGGATAGGATTTCCCTACGTTGCTTCATTATATCTTTAAGCTCCATAGTATGACATAGTGAACTTTTGTGCAAATATAGCAAGAAATCCTGACGCAACCAAATAAGAGTATGATAGGGTCAAGCCGAAATCCCGGTGCATATGTTAAATTGAGTAGACCGAAGTGTTAAATATTCAAGCGTACAGTTTGACCAGGCGGAAGATGAAGAAGTCTCGGTCTCTGACGCCGCGCATTTGCGAGCGGAAAATCTTGACTTTAGAGTTGAATGCTTCGGCGGAAGCATTGGTCGCACGACGACGGAAGTAGTTCAGGATAGTTGGGGCGTGGTTCTTGAATGTCTTGATGACAGAGCGGAAATTGTTGTTACCCAATGCCATTACCTTTTCATACCACTTGTTCATCCGACCCATGGCTTTTGTCGGTGAGATTTTAGCGTTGAAAATCTTGCGCAGCTCCATCGCAAGGCTGTATGCAGCCTTCAATATTGGATAGTATTTGAACAGTATGTTGACACGATGGCGCTGTATGTCAGACCATTTGTTCTGCGATATCATCAGCGTATGCTTGCTGCGGGCCAGTATCTGGCGCATGGTCTCTCCGTTGGAGTACGTTACCGGCGGTTCGGACTTGTCGCGGTTGTTTTCCTCTGCGATGAGCTGTCGGCGAATGTCGATGCGGATTTCGTCAACGGCCTCATTATAGACCTGTTGGACATGAAAACGGTCGTTGACAACATGGGCGTTATAGAACACTTCTGCGGCGATAAGCATCATTGACGGCGAAAGATCGCAGGTCACTTCCTTGACCCTGCGTCTGATTGATTTCCCCATAGCTCCGATGAGTATGGATATAATTTCGTCACTCTTTGTTCCAGGAATGGCTGCCGCAAGTGTTCCCTTGCATCCGTGGCCGTCCTTGTTGGTCAGGAACGTCCATACCTCGCCGTTGCTCAGACACGTCTCGTCAAGGCTCATGTACGGACCAATATTGGCGGCATTGAAATAGAACCCACAACCAAGCTCCCGGTCGCACCAGTCGGCGTAACCGCTTATCTTATTGCGGTACAAGTCGGCAAAATGTTTGCCGTTGACGCAGTACATCTGCGCTATATGCTTAATCGACAGGGCTGTCGTCTCCACCTTCATCTTTTAAAAAAGCCACAAACTCGGAGCTGAGTCGTGTGCCTTCCTCGTTGGGGAGTTCGAGGTTGTATGAGAATATATCATTGGTCTGCTTGTCCCACCACTTATTCTTGCGCATGTGGAGATATACGGGGCGACCTCGAAGCGGATAGTCCTGTATTGTAACGTATTCCGTATAGCCTCGCGCGACTATGTTCGGATTACGGCAGTCCTCGTCAGAGAGTTTCTTTTTCTCATCAAGCCATATGTCATATGCCTGTTCTGTGCGTTCGAAGCGCACCATCTCAAACAGTTCGTCCAGCCCCTGGGGCAAGAACATCCAGAATGCTTCCGATGTTTTCATGACACAAATTTAACAATTTACGAGAAATTACATGCACCGGGATTTCGGCTTGGCCCGTATGATAAAGCATACTTTCATTAATACAGTTGCCCAGTAAAAGTATTTGGAACGAATAGAGTATTATATGTTGTACTTTTATGAACGAGATTAGGCGTAAAGTATTCATATTCTAAAAATAATTTGGTTGAATTGTGAAAAAGTATTAACTTTGCGCCCACAAATTCTGAAACAGATGTTTAGACAGCATTATAATATACCAACTACAACAGGCATTCAGAGCTTAAAACGCTCCGAAAGCATGCCTTGTGTGCTGTCAGCAAATACTACATCATTACGCGGAAATTCCCGACTGCGTTGTTTCAGTGGCTCTACCGAGATAAATTAATCGTCAAAACAGACGAACTGAAATACACCAACTGTCGGAAAGTCTTTACCAACTTCCCGACAGTTGTTTTTTGTGTCCATATTGGTTTAACCTTCTCCACCACGATTAGCTGCGGACACAGTAAGTACTAACGTTTCAACAACTAAACAAAAAATGTATGAAAATCCAATACGCATCTGATTTACATCTGGAGTTTCATGAAAACTGCAGATGGCTCAAAGATAATCCCTTGTTGCCCGTCGGCGACGTACTCGTTCTTGCCGGTGACATTGGTTATCTCGGAGATGAAAACTACGAACGGCATCCGTTCTGGGGTTGGTGTGCCGAGAACTTCCGGCAGACAATAGTCATTCCCGGTAATCACGAGCTCTATAAAGGTTTTAACATTAACGAGCTTCACGAAGGTTGGCAACTCAACATTCGCCCAAATGTAAAGGCGGTCTATAACTGTGTTATTCCCATATCTCAAGATATAGAGCTTATAGCATCTACTCTTTGGGCAAAAATTCCTCCCTACGAGGAATTCCAGACCGAGCGAGGTGTAACCGATTTCCATAGAATACGCAACGGACAGTTCCGACTTTCTACACAACGTTTCAATCAGGAACATGAAATGTGCCGCGAATTCATTGAGCGGAGTGTTGCTGAAAGCAACGCTCAACACGTGATTGTCGCAACTCACCACGTGCCGTCTTTTGCGCTGATGGCTGATGAGTTCAAAAGAAGTCCAATCAACGGCGCATTCACCGTGGAATTGGGCAACTATATAGCCGACAGTCGTATAGACTATTGGATATACGGTCATTCACATCGAAACATAAACAAAATAATAGGCAATACCCGGTGTATATGCAATCAGTTGGGCTATACATTCCACGGAGAGCAAACCAGTTTCCGCCGGGATGCCATAATAGAAATTGAAGACAATGAACTACAAATTTGACGGGGATAAGGTGTTTTTTACATCGGATACCCATTTCAATCATACCAATATCATCCAATATTGTCAGCGTCCTTTCAAAAGCACTGATGAGATGAACGAGGCGATGATAGACAACTGGAATAGTGTTGTCGGTGAAGACGATACATTGTTCCACCTTGGAGACTTTTGCCTTGGAGGCGCAGAAGAGTGGAATAAGATTCTTAATCGACTCAACGGCCGGATTTATCTGATTCTCGGTAATCACGATCTCAAAAACATCAGGCACGGTTTTATCGAACGCTTTGAACATGTTGCAATGGCGATGCGCATAGAGATAGGGAAAAAGAAAATCTACCTCAGCCACTATCCCTACCTGTGTTTTGAGGGAGGGTACAATGATGACGTGTGGCAGTTGTTCGGACACGTTCACACTCGCCCTTCCAATACCGGAATAGATGCCAGGCGTCTCCAGTATCTTTATCCGACTCAACTTGATGTCGGAGTTGACAATAACAATTTCACGCCCTTGTCATTCGAGCAAGTCAGGACAAAAATCCTGAAACAAATCGAAACAACAAGGAAGTAAATCTGAAAAAAGCTCCAACCCCACAATTATCGGTTTGGAGCTTTTTGCATAATGATTATCGAAAATCAATTTGTCTGAGAATCCTCCGAAGAGATCTTCTCTCTTTTCTTTCTCTTGTCAAGTTCGGCATATAGTGCCGGGCGGAGTTTACGATTGTATTCTTCAATCTCCTTTATTCTTGGAGAATCGGGAGGGATGATTTCATATCTACCATCAAGTCCAGATTTAGGCTCTACAAATACTGTATCGCCATAGTGCTCCTTTAACCGTTGGCTTACTTCGTCACGGGAGATTTCGCCCTTTACGTTTCTGATTGCCAAATCAAGCAAAAACGCTGAAACCTTCAGTTCGGCTGCACCTTGCAGTCCGATACTGGTAAGCCACGCATCAGCCTTATCTTTTATTTCAGGGTTTTCGCTATGCGACAACTCCACAAGCTCCTGATATTTCTTACTATATTCCATTATTGTTATTAATTCCTTTATTTAGTATGTCAACAATTTTTTGTTCTTCACCATGACCTACTGTTGAAAGCCGCAGTAGTGGAAGACCGAATGATTCAAGGATTCTGTCTTTCATGCGGTCTCTTTGAAACTGTTCAGTCTTTTCATTATGGAAGCTATAACCGTCTGTCTCAACCGCAAGAAGAGGCTCTTTCGTAACTCGGTTGATGACTAAAAAGTCAATATGCGTTGATGGATGCAGAGCATATTTTCTCTCCCGTTCTGATAAGCCCTGTGTATCGTTTATAAGATACTGCATAGGATAATGACAAAGAGCCTTGATGTGAGACAGGTGAGGATAATTTGTTCGGATATTCTCAATTAAATCAAAAGTCAGATTTTCCGAATCGTATTCAGATACAGGCTCATTATCGCGATTATAAGCCTGAATTTGAGAAAAAAGATAATCAAAGATTGAACGAAGTTTACTCTGTATAACAATCCCTTGCTGATATTTGATGTAATTGATTAGATCATGAATATTACCGTTAAGTTCCTGTGGATTACCGGTTACAACAAGGCAAAATTTGTTTTTAGCTCGAGAGACTGCTACATTCAGAAGGTTAGCGTTATCGGCAAATTCAGTAATAGAATCATCCGTAACACTCATAATTATGGTATCTTTTTCTCGCCCTTGATATTTATGCACTGTCGCTACTTCAATTTCGGGAATCTGATAATGAAATTGATTAACCTGACTATTGTATGGTGCGATTATACCCGTATCCTTGAAATTATCAAGCAACGGCATTAGCTCAATTTTCACTGCATCGATTTCACGTTGGTTATAATGACCTCTGCAATGCTGTCCGGGAGCGGTCGTAAGAACTAACAGATGTTTCTTGATATCGCTCCGCTTTGTCATGATGAGCAGATTTCCGCCATAGAATTTCTGATTGCAAAAGTTGATTATATCGGGATGACAACGATAATGTTCACGAAGTAGCGTCTCCGGAACGTTAGGAATTGTCGCTAATACAGAGCTTAAGAAGCTGTGATTGGAGGCATCATATGAATCGGAGATATTTGTTGATTTCCTAATCTCATCCATTTTTAATCTATCATCTTCGGTAATCACGTTCGGCAGTTGCATGGTATCTCCTACAATAACAGCATTTCTCGCGCATGTCAGAGCTAATAAGCCGGTTTCAACTGAAACCTGAGATGCTTCGTCCATAATGACATAGTCAAAGATGGTGTCACTATTGAAGCAGGTCTTTGATGAGAATGTGGTACTAAGTATAATAGGATAATCGGCTAATACAGATTCCCCATTGTTGAATAAATCCTTTACAGAATCTATGATTGGTCGTTCTGCCTTATATCGGTGGGCTAAAGAGGCTTTAAGGACTTCCATTGAACTTTCAGTCAGAGACTTCATTAAGGCATCAGCATTAAGTTGAGATAGATTGGTTTCTAAATCATCAATCTCAGATCTAAGTTCATGGACTCTACGTATATAGAACAGCCAGTTGAGCAGTAAGATAATCCGGGAAATTGATTCTGCTGTCAATTCGTCCTTTATGTCAAATGATAATCTAAGGCGTAGTTCAAGACTGAATTTATCAAAAAGACGTTTGAAACGATTCAAAAGGCCATTTGAGTCATGTTGATATTTTGAGAATGTTTTTATTCGACTTAATATTTTGAGAATCTTGGATGAGGATGTCTTGACTTCTTTATTGCTGAATTTATCGGGATGCTCTTGTTTATAATGAGACATTTCTACTTCTACCTCAGCTAATTCCTGACGGCATATTGCCAGCCTTTCCTGCATATCGAAGATGTTCTCAACTTTCTCAAGGCTGTCTTTGACTTCATGATATGCACGGTTTGTCTCCATTGTGGTCTTGTTCCACGTTTGAATTTGCGGATTCAACGGAGGTTGATTTGCAATAAAAGCTTCTTTATTCTCTTTTTTGCCTAATGAAGCAACCAGAAAATCGAGCCCATTTTTAGCGAGTTTTTCCAATACATTCTCTGTCGCGGAGTTATTACTGGAAACCACTAAAACAGATTTCTTATCTCTCAACAGGTTCGCGATAATGTTGAGAATCGTCTGAGTCTTACCTGTTCCCGGAGGTCCTTGGATAACACTTATCTGATTGGTTAGAGCTGCTTTCACAGCTCGCATCTGACTTGAGTTGCAACCAAAAGGGAATAATGGAGTTTCAAGATTAAAACGTTTTATACCCTGATTGGGGTTAATATAACTGGATGCAACGGTTGATTCATCAACAAAATCAATTCGGGCATAAACCGATGATAATATTCCTTCTGACGATTCATCCTCCACATTAATCCCAAGAGTATTTATTCCCGCACATTGTTTAAGATAATCAAACACGTTTATTGCCTCACCGGTCAAACATGAACGACGAATGTCAACCTCGCTTCCTGAGTAATGTTTGACAAAACCTTTACTATAAGTTATAGCATAATATTTAGTTGTATTTTGGGCAAACAAATGAACTGCCTGAATATTCTTTTCCTTTATGCCATTGACAAAAATGTGACAGTTCTCAAAATCTATTGTGATCGGATTTGTTAGCCACAAAACATTGTCTCTTGAGTAAGAATAGATTTTATCAGTATTCTGAAATTTGATGGCGTATTTATAACCGTCAAGTCGGATGGAATCAACCTGATATGTCTTGTCCACCCCATTGATTATTATGATATGATTTTCGAGATTCATCTGTTACTATGCCTACAAAGTTACTTGATACCGTTCAAAAACAGAGGTTATTTCATAATTATCCATCTGCCGGTTTTGTCAGATCCCTCTCTTTTGATAATGCCAAACTCTTTCAATTTTTTAAGATTTCTTTTTACTGTAGCGATTGATTTATTTAATTGATTAGCAATGTCAGAGTAAGTCGCTGAAGGACTACCTTTAATTATATTATATATTGAATGAAGATTCTTTTCAAGAGTCTCTTCTCCTTTTACAGGGTCATTTACAGGGTCATTTACAGGGTCATTTTCGTTACCATTAAGCAATGCCCGAGAGATACCTTCTTCTCCTTCATGGCAGGGGATACGGACGAGGAATGAAAGACAGTCTTAAAATTTATCGGTAGTGTCATGATTCAGTTGTTAAGTTGGGCGAAAATTATCCAATAATTTCTTTAGTGAGGATTTCCCACCAGCCGTTACGACGACCGTTGCGACGCACAATGATTCCTTTCTCGACGAGGGCTGACGTAATGGTCTTGACTGTGCGCTCTGATTTACGAATTGTCGAAGCCATTTCCTTTTGGGTCATCTTGGGATTGGATTCTATACAGCGGAGTATGGCTGTTTCCTCCAAAGTGCAGTCTAAAGTACAAATATTGCTCTTTGGACTATCTTCGGTTGCACTTTGAATTGCAGGAGCAGGAAGGGAAGCTCCGACAAGCATATCACGGTTGCGTAGTTCATTCTTTTCGCCGAGAATCACATTGCGCAGGAATCGCTCCAAAATTCGGTTGTGGGAGTGATATTCAACCCTTTATATGATGCTCTGACGAGTGCATTGCGAAAATGCCATGAATGTTCCTTGAACATATCGTTGGTTGCCGGAATACCCATCGAGCGGAGATACTTTATGAGGAATACCGCAGTTGTGCGAGTATTACCCTCACGAAAAGGATGGATCTGCCACAGGTCTGCGACAAACTGAGACAGATGCTTGATAATCTCAGCCATCGGGCGATTTGAATAGTCAAACTCTTTCTCCCGTGACAGGTCATATTCGATAGCTTCGCGTAAGTCAATAGCAGGCTGATAACTTACGGAGGCACTACCTCCAAGCACCCATTCTTTCTTACTTAGTTCGACCTGTCGCAATTGTCCGGCAAACTTGAATACACCGTCAAAGATACGCCGATGAATAGATGTAAGCCCAACTAAAGAGAAAGCAAACGATGGTTCACTGAGAATCTTTGCAATGTTGACGGAAGCCTTGTCTCCCTCTTCATCCACAGCATCATGTCCCGACTTGGTCTCATAATAAACCTTGATGCGGTCGCGAGCCTCATCAATGGTAATGTCACCCTCGATATGCTGACGCGCAGTGTCAAGGAGATAGGTCGAAACCTTCAACCCATCCACATCCTGAAGACCGATTGCCGTTTGCCAAGCATCCGCCCTCTCTTTCTGTTCCGGTTCACCGTGGACTATGTACTCGTCAAATTCGCTCATATATTGTTCTCTTAAATGATACTACTCTTATTTCTGTATAATAGTTAGAACGGCAAATCTTCAGCAGAGGTCTCATGGTCTCCAAAAATAAATAATGAAGTTGACATATTATATCGTTTTAATAAACTATTGATGCCTTGCAACACGTCAGGTTGTAATAAAATTGGATTATGGGAGTATTCTTTGTAAATTAATTC is part of the Duncaniella dubosii genome and encodes:
- a CDS encoding helix-turn-helix domain-containing protein, yielding MELKDIMKQRREILSLTQQDLAEMAQVGVATIKDIERGKGNPALNTVKKILEVLGIEIDYKVRQTI
- a CDS encoding ISAon1 family transposase produces the protein MKVETTALSIKHIAQMYCVNGKHFADLYRNKISGYADWCDRELGCGFYFNAANIGPYMSLDETCLSNGEVWTFLTNKDGHGCKGTLAAAIPGTKSDEIISILIGAMGKSIRRRVKEVTCDLSPSMMLIAAEVFYNAHVVNDRFHVQQVYNEAVDEIRIDIRRQLIAEENNRDKSEPPVTYSNGETMRQILARSKHTLMISQNKWSDIQRHRVNILFKYYPILKAAYSLAMELRKIFNAKISPTKAMGRMNKWYEKVMALGNNNFRSVIKTFKNHAPTILNYFRRRATNASAEAFNSKVKIFRSQMRGVRDRDFFIFRLVKLYA
- a CDS encoding ISAon1 family transposase N-terminal region protein; this translates as MKTSEAFWMFLPQGLDELFEMVRFERTEQAYDIWLDEKKKLSDEDCRNPNIVARGYTEYVTIQDYPLRGRPVYLHMRKNKWWDKQTNDIFSYNLELPNEEGTRLSSEFVAFLKDEGGDDSPVD
- a CDS encoding metallophosphoesterase; translated protein: MKIQYASDLHLEFHENCRWLKDNPLLPVGDVLVLAGDIGYLGDENYERHPFWGWCAENFRQTIVIPGNHELYKGFNINELHEGWQLNIRPNVKAVYNCVIPISQDIELIASTLWAKIPPYEEFQTERGVTDFHRIRNGQFRLSTQRFNQEHEMCREFIERSVAESNAQHVIVATHHVPSFALMADEFKRSPINGAFTVELGNYIADSRIDYWIYGHSHRNINKIIGNTRCICNQLGYTFHGEQTSFRRDAIIEIEDNELQI
- a CDS encoding metallophosphoesterase; amino-acid sequence: MNYKFDGDKVFFTSDTHFNHTNIIQYCQRPFKSTDEMNEAMIDNWNSVVGEDDTLFHLGDFCLGGAEEWNKILNRLNGRIYLILGNHDLKNIRHGFIERFEHVAMAMRIEIGKKKIYLSHYPYLCFEGGYNDDVWQLFGHVHTRPSNTGIDARRLQYLYPTQLDVGVDNNNFTPLSFEQVRTKILKQIETTRK
- a CDS encoding antitoxin VbhA family protein, encoding MEYSKKYQELVELSHSENPEIKDKADAWLTSIGLQGAAELKVSAFLLDLAIRNVKGEISRDEVSQRLKEHYGDTVFVEPKSGLDGRYEIIPPDSPRIKEIEEYNRKLRPALYAELDKRKKREKISSEDSQTN
- a CDS encoding AAA domain-containing protein; protein product: MNLENHIIIINGVDKTYQVDSIRLDGYKYAIKFQNTDKIYSYSRDNVLWLTNPITIDFENCHIFVNGIKEKNIQAVHLFAQNTTKYYAITYSKGFVKHYSGSEVDIRRSCLTGEAINVFDYLKQCAGINTLGINVEDESSEGILSSVYARIDFVDESTVASSYINPNQGIKRFNLETPLFPFGCNSSQMRAVKAALTNQISVIQGPPGTGKTQTILNIIANLLRDKKSVLVVSSNNSATENVLEKLAKNGLDFLVASLGKKENKEAFIANQPPLNPQIQTWNKTTMETNRAYHEVKDSLEKVENIFDMQERLAICRQELAEVEVEMSHYKQEHPDKFSNKEVKTSSSKILKILSRIKTFSKYQHDSNGLLNRFKRLFDKFSLELRLRLSFDIKDELTAESISRIILLLNWLFYIRRVHELRSEIDDLETNLSQLNADALMKSLTESSMEVLKASLAHRYKAERPIIDSVKDLFNNGESVLADYPIILSTTFSSKTCFNSDTIFDYVIMDEASQVSVETGLLALTCARNAVIVGDTMQLPNVITEDDRLKMDEIRKSTNISDSYDASNHSFLSSVLATIPNVPETLLREHYRCHPDIINFCNQKFYGGNLLIMTKRSDIKKHLLVLTTAPGQHCRGHYNQREIDAVKIELMPLLDNFKDTGIIAPYNSQVNQFHYQIPEIEVATVHKYQGREKDTIIMSVTDDSITEFADNANLLNVAVSRAKNKFCLVVTGNPQELNGNIHDLINYIKYQQGIVIQSKLRSIFDYLFSQIQAYNRDNEPVSEYDSENLTFDLIENIRTNYPHLSHIKALCHYPMQYLINDTQGLSERERKYALHPSTHIDFLVINRVTKEPLLAVETDGYSFHNEKTEQFQRDRMKDRILESFGLPLLRLSTVGHGEEQKIVDILNKGINNNNGI
- a CDS encoding winged helix-turn-helix domain-containing protein; this encodes MLNGNENDPVNDPVNDPVKGEETLEKNLHSIYNIIKGSPSATYSDIANQLNKSIATVKRNLKKLKEFGIIKREGSDKTGRWIIMK
- a CDS encoding winged helix-turn-helix transcriptional regulator is translated as MERFLRNVILGEKNELRNRDMLVGASLPAPAIQSATEDSPKSNICTLDCTLEETAILRCIESNPKMTQKEMASTIRKSERTVKTITSALVEKGIIVRRNGRRNGWWEILTKEIIG
- a CDS encoding Fic family protein, coding for MSEFDEYIVHGEPEQKERADAWQTAIGLQDVDGLKVSTYLLDTARQHIEGDITIDEARDRIKVYYETKSGHDAVDEEGDKASVNIAKILSEPSFAFSLVGLTSIHRRIFDGVFKFAGQLRQVELSKKEWVLGGSASVSYQPAIDLREAIEYDLSREKEFDYSNRPMAEIIKHLSQFVADLWQIHPFREGNTRTTAVFLIKYLRSMGIPATNDMFKEHSWHFRNALVRASYKGLNITPTTEFWSDSCAM